The window GCGATTGGTCAGCAACAACTGGCCTTCAGTGGCACCTGGGATGGGACGACCACCACCCCCTATGTCACCGTCCTATGGCCCACCTTTGCCGAGCAGCTGTTGGCCCTCAACCCCCAACAAATTCTGGGCTATGGCTACTGGGGGCAACCGGCAACCAGTGTCATGGGGATCACCTCCCAGGTCTGCTTTGCGGCCTTTGTCTTAGAGAAAACTCCCCTGTGCAATCCCGATCGAGTACCGACCCTTTGTCTGGACTTACCCCTGAGTTGGCCGACTGCCCTGCGCGATCGCGTCGAGGACTTACCGACTGCACACCTAGAGACCCTTGTGCAGAGTAATCCTGCCTGATCCAGCTATTTCTTTTCTCTGGTGTCAGCGAACTACAGGCACCCGTGGATTGCTAAGATGCTTCTGGTCAATGATCTTCGGCAATGCTAGCCAGAAAAAGGGCTAGACGAGCGTAGCTTGCTGCCGAGGGATTGGCGAGTAGTTCTATGAACAAATGCAGCAGTGGGAGCGGCGGTTTTGAAAATTGCAGCGTTAGTGTGTGGTCGTCTGGAGCAGGATGATTTCCCCGGACGCAGTATCTTGCCAATTCTGGGGCGACCAATGATGACCTATCCCCTCCTGGCAGCCCTCCATGCCCAACAGGTTGAAGCCACCTACTTAACCACCGACTCGCCGCTAATGAGCAGCATTGCCCGCAACTATGGGGTACCGACAATTCAACGACCGCCCCAGCTAGCAACTGCCTCCACTCCCTTAGACACCATTATTCACCACGCCTACCAGCAGATTCGGGCGGAGTATCTCGGCGGAGAAGACCTAGAGGCATTGGTGGTGCTGCTCTGTAATGCCCCCACCGTCACAGCAAGTTTGATTGACGAAGGCATTGAAATGCTGGTCAGCGATCGCACCTTAGATTCGGTGGTTTCCGTCACCCTCCATCGGGAACACCACCCCAACTATGCCCTGCGCATTGGCGATCGCCAGCTACTGGAACCGATGCTGACCACTCAGGCCATTGAGGAGACCCACGCCTACTTTAATACCTATGAATTTCTGGCACTCCGACCCCACTGTTTTAGCCAACCCAGCCCCAGCTATTACTCGATGGGCTGTGTGGGTCGTCGCGTTGCACCCCTCGTCCATGAAGGCTATGGGGACATTGACTATCCCTGGCAGGTGCCTGCGGTGGCTGAATGGCTGCGTCGCCATCACTTTACCGAGTTGCTCACACCCTACGATCCAAGCGATGACACCGTTGCAGGTGCTCCAATCGCAGGGGAAACCTTCGCCATTCAAGTCACACCGCCCAAAGATCTAGAGCGCCGGGTGCTGATTACCACCGTCCCCTTTGGTGAAATTGATCCGAAGCCGTTGCAATTGCTGGAGGCTGCGGGTATTGACTATGTGATTAACCCGATTGGCCGCAAACTTCGAGAAACCGAACTCGCAGACCTAATTGGTAAATTTGGGATTTTGATTGCTGGGACTGAGCCGATTACGGCCACAGTCATGGATCAGGCTCCTCATCTGCGGTTGATTTCCCGCGTTGGCATTGGTCTCGATAGCGTCGATCTGAAGGCCGCCCGCCAGCGGAATGTTTTGGTGTCCTACACCCCCGATGCTCCGGCTCCCGCTGTTGCCGAACTCACCGTTGGGATGATGCTGTCCTTACTACGGCATATTTCTCAAACCGATCGAGGGATGCGGAATGGCATCTGGCAAAGGTATATGGGTCGCCGACTTGCCGAGATCACCGTTGGCGTGATTGGCGTTGGTCGTGTCGGCAAACGCGTCATTCAGCACCTTCAGGGCTTTGGCTGCCCAATTCTCGCCAATGATCTACAGCCGGATTTTGAGTTTGGGCAACCCTACCAGCTGCGTTGGGTTGATAAGGAAACGATCTATCGGCAGGCAGATTTGATTACCCTCCACGTGCCCCTGACCCCCGATACCCACCATTTAATTGATACGTCAGAGCTAGCCCTGATCCAACCCCAGGCATTTTTAATCAATACTGCCCGTGGCCCGGTGATCCGGGAACAGGCATTGGTGAAGGCATTGCAAACTGGCAAGTTAGCGGGAGCTGCCATTGATGTCTTTGAACAAGAGCCCTATTCCGGGGCCTTGGTGGCCTTGGAAAACTGCTTACTCACCTGTCACATGGGGTCTTGTTCCCGTGATTGTCGCTCCCAGATGGAAATCGAGGCCACGGAGGAGGCAATCCGCTTTTTGAAGGGAGAACCATTACTGGGCTTGGTGCCAGAAACCGAGTATTCTTTACACAGATAGCGACATCGCCCTTTAGGACAGAATTTGGGCGTTGCTTCATCCAAGTATGAATCGAAAATCTTGACAATGCCACAAGCCAGGTACAGGTAAATTTTGGGATTGCCAGAAAGAGTAGATTCAAACCGCTAATCAGCAACGCCAATTTGGATGTTGGGGCAAATGCGGCG of the Neosynechococcus sphagnicola sy1 genome contains:
- a CDS encoding NAD(P)-dependent oxidoreductase; protein product: MKIAALVCGRLEQDDFPGRSILPILGRPMMTYPLLAALHAQQVEATYLTTDSPLMSSIARNYGVPTIQRPPQLATASTPLDTIIHHAYQQIRAEYLGGEDLEALVVLLCNAPTVTASLIDEGIEMLVSDRTLDSVVSVTLHREHHPNYALRIGDRQLLEPMLTTQAIEETHAYFNTYEFLALRPHCFSQPSPSYYSMGCVGRRVAPLVHEGYGDIDYPWQVPAVAEWLRRHHFTELLTPYDPSDDTVAGAPIAGETFAIQVTPPKDLERRVLITTVPFGEIDPKPLQLLEAAGIDYVINPIGRKLRETELADLIGKFGILIAGTEPITATVMDQAPHLRLISRVGIGLDSVDLKAARQRNVLVSYTPDAPAPAVAELTVGMMLSLLRHISQTDRGMRNGIWQRYMGRRLAEITVGVIGVGRVGKRVIQHLQGFGCPILANDLQPDFEFGQPYQLRWVDKETIYRQADLITLHVPLTPDTHHLIDTSELALIQPQAFLINTARGPVIREQALVKALQTGKLAGAAIDVFEQEPYSGALVALENCLLTCHMGSCSRDCRSQMEIEATEEAIRFLKGEPLLGLVPETEYSLHR